A single window of Methanothermobacter marburgensis str. Marburg DNA harbors:
- a CDS encoding Mur ligase family protein, giving the protein MRVAVLGLGAEGLRAVESLKRRGHSVYASDIRREIPAKPEGVDLDLGFHDTEKIGAADAVVISPSMIKTEFMERFRDKLLCRVLEGHRKPKTIVVTGTNGKTTTATMMAHVLECAGERVLLGGNAGGGFEGYTELFLRASEEEFDYLVVEVCDMTLEFASECFDIDLVVLTNLGEDHMDFHGSMENYRRMVAEFLKGRDAVVGPAESDGELREAPRLLRTYSEYTGPLRVEGGFNRLNAGAASEALRYLGVPEYIIREGLAGFEPVRGRIRSFIINGAYVVAGKTDNPHALRAVLSESEFDVMFIGTPRRSEEWRLRILDEVAESPPEVLVIFPGLEDTVDMVMEYLEGLEIPSEVITVDDPDEIPGMVLEFSRKYRRIFVGGNGQDRIIRVQEKLEEISSCE; this is encoded by the coding sequence ATGAGGGTTGCGGTGCTGGGACTTGGAGCTGAGGGTTTAAGGGCAGTTGAGTCACTGAAGAGAAGGGGTCACAGCGTATATGCAAGTGACATACGGCGCGAAATCCCTGCAAAACCTGAGGGAGTTGACCTTGACCTTGGCTTTCATGACACGGAAAAGATAGGGGCTGCAGATGCGGTTGTAATCAGCCCATCAATGATAAAAACTGAATTCATGGAGCGGTTCAGGGATAAACTCCTCTGCAGGGTCCTTGAGGGCCACAGGAAGCCCAAAACCATTGTGGTCACAGGGACCAATGGAAAGACCACAACAGCCACAATGATGGCACATGTACTTGAATGTGCAGGTGAAAGGGTGCTTCTTGGCGGAAATGCTGGCGGCGGATTTGAGGGTTACACAGAACTCTTTTTAAGGGCATCTGAGGAGGAATTCGACTACCTGGTGGTGGAGGTCTGCGATATGACCCTGGAATTCGCATCAGAGTGCTTTGATATTGACCTCGTGGTCCTCACAAACCTTGGCGAGGACCACATGGACTTCCACGGGTCAATGGAGAACTACAGGCGGATGGTGGCAGAATTTCTGAAGGGAAGGGATGCTGTAGTCGGCCCCGCGGAGTCAGATGGAGAACTCAGGGAGGCTCCCCGGCTTCTCAGGACCTACAGTGAGTACACCGGGCCCCTGAGGGTTGAGGGTGGATTCAACAGACTGAACGCAGGGGCCGCATCAGAGGCCCTCAGGTATCTTGGGGTTCCAGAGTATATCATAAGGGAAGGGCTTGCCGGTTTCGAGCCTGTGAGGGGCCGTATAAGGTCCTTCATCATTAACGGAGCATATGTTGTGGCAGGTAAAACCGACAACCCCCATGCCCTGAGGGCAGTACTCTCAGAATCAGAATTCGATGTCATGTTCATCGGGACCCCCAGGAGGTCAGAGGAGTGGCGCCTCCGTATCCTTGATGAGGTTGCAGAGTCACCACCGGAGGTCCTTGTGATATTCCCTGGCCTTGAGGACACGGTTGACATGGTAATGGAATACCTTGAGGGCCTTGAAATCCCATCAGAGGTCATAACGGTTGATGACCCTGATGAAATCCCCGGTATGGTCCTTGAGTTTTCCAGGAAATACAGGAGGATCTTCGTGGGTGGAAACGGTCAGGACAGGATAATCAGGGTCCAGGAAAAACTCGAGGAGATCTCCTCCTGTGAATGA
- a CDS encoding DUF169 domain-containing protein: MVDVCAANGYDEISEKLKTLLGLEKSPVAIKLVLREDDLPEGVEKIEKPARHCEMVQMAAAGKSFYATAEAQACKGGADALGIDEAPEKVKTGEFYYNLGRFASFASAKRTFDEIPSVDLRFYAAVYAPLEDATFDPDVIVIICNPAQAMKISQALVYTLGGRVEADFSGIQSLCADAVAGPYMRKKANITMGCSGSRQYAGVRDDELIVGLNGENIGCVVNALEAISQ, from the coding sequence GTGGTTGATGTATGCGCTGCGAATGGATATGATGAGATATCAGAAAAACTGAAGACCCTGCTTGGACTTGAAAAGTCCCCGGTGGCTATAAAACTCGTTCTAAGGGAGGATGACCTTCCTGAGGGCGTTGAAAAAATAGAGAAACCTGCAAGGCACTGTGAAATGGTCCAGATGGCCGCTGCAGGAAAATCCTTCTATGCAACGGCAGAGGCCCAGGCATGCAAGGGTGGTGCAGATGCCCTTGGAATAGACGAGGCGCCAGAGAAGGTCAAAACAGGGGAGTTCTACTACAACCTTGGCCGCTTTGCAAGTTTTGCATCCGCCAAGAGGACCTTTGATGAGATACCATCCGTTGACCTCAGGTTCTACGCCGCAGTATACGCACCCCTCGAGGATGCAACCTTTGACCCTGACGTCATAGTCATCATCTGCAACCCTGCCCAGGCAATGAAGATCTCACAGGCCCTCGTCTACACCCTGGGTGGCCGCGTTGAGGCAGACTTCTCAGGTATACAGTCACTCTGTGCAGACGCAGTTGCAGGCCCCTACATGAGGAAGAAGGCAAACATAACCATGGGGTGCAGCGGTTCAAGGCAGTACGCCGGTGTAAGGGATGATGAACTCATCGTGGGGCTCAACGGTGAGAACATAGGGTGTGTTGTCAACGCTCTTGAGGCAATAAGCCAGTAG
- a CDS encoding pseudomurein-binding repeat-containing protein: MDSDRMIPVIAAVMVALLLTAGALQLLRGSSVPEDKDEAATVEKTSDGYQLNLQAVLELAEMDSGNGTVEYRGFNFTGPQLLYIFARGVVMLELNETGKIHVGEYSGPEDPYGFMDTVTLTRSEYTDMAERTYTWMDANGRSPNHVGIYVEGSPDITPSLARKIFRQVLVEYRRTGTLPEVVSA, encoded by the coding sequence ATGGATTCCGACAGGATGATTCCGGTTATTGCAGCGGTTATGGTGGCTCTTCTGTTGACAGCCGGTGCACTGCAGCTACTCAGGGGTAGCAGTGTTCCAGAAGATAAAGATGAAGCGGCAACAGTTGAAAAAACCTCAGATGGATACCAGCTGAACCTTCAGGCTGTCCTTGAACTTGCAGAGATGGACTCAGGTAACGGTACAGTAGAATACAGGGGATTCAACTTCACAGGCCCCCAGTTACTATACATCTTTGCAAGGGGGGTTGTGATGCTGGAACTCAATGAGACAGGAAAGATCCATGTGGGTGAATACAGTGGCCCTGAGGACCCCTATGGATTCATGGATACCGTTACCCTTACAAGGAGCGAATACACCGATATGGCGGAGCGCACATACACATGGATGGACGCCAATGGCAGAAGCCCCAACCATGTTGGTATCTATGTTGAGGGATCCCCCGACATAACCCCATCCCTTGCAAGGAAGATCTTCAGACAGGTTCTGGTTGAATACAGGAGGACAGGGACTCTACCTGAAGTGGTGAGTGCCTAA
- the msrA gene encoding peptide-methionine (S)-S-oxide reductase MsrA: MKKYRKATFGAGCFWGVEDAFRRIRGVVSTRVGYMGGHMKNPTYEDVCTGLTGHAEVVEVTFDPALVSYSELLDVFWSIHDPTSLNRQGPDVGEQYRSVIFYHDDEQRRLAVESRRKLEESGRFTGKIVTAIEPAGTFYEAEDYHQQYLEKNRTQRCYLRRLL, encoded by the coding sequence ATGAAAAAATACAGGAAGGCCACCTTCGGTGCCGGATGCTTCTGGGGAGTTGAGGATGCATTCAGGAGAATCAGGGGTGTTGTATCCACCCGTGTGGGGTACATGGGGGGCCACATGAAAAACCCCACCTATGAGGATGTCTGCACCGGACTTACAGGGCATGCAGAGGTTGTTGAGGTCACCTTTGACCCTGCCCTTGTAAGCTACAGTGAGCTCCTCGATGTCTTCTGGAGCATCCATGACCCCACAAGCCTCAACAGGCAGGGGCCGGACGTGGGTGAGCAGTACCGTTCAGTGATATTCTACCATGACGATGAACAGAGGAGGCTGGCAGTGGAGTCAAGGAGGAAGCTTGAGGAGTCAGGGAGGTTCACTGGGAAGATCGTGACGGCCATTGAACCAGCAGGTACCTTCTATGAGGCCGAGGACTACCACCAGCAGTACCTCGAGAAGAACAGGACACAAAGATGTTATCTCAGGAGGCTACTCTGA
- a CDS encoding nucleotidyltransferase family protein — MELISAVVTAAGRGSRMCRDMQELGLEPVHKLLLPLNSVTVIEKTLDSVLRAGVDECIIVTGHHAEEVEAAISGLDVEIVRNDPADVPLSASLLNGVLSASGEIILCIAGDQPAVSPETMGRISEHADSETVSVLARGMSGWLDSAEGLGMPLAASSELLKRYLPMGDGNINPLLRLMVDDGIRLYGVEASDPIELVNINHYSDYLRIREYFGVKRK, encoded by the coding sequence GTGGAGTTGATCTCAGCTGTTGTTACGGCGGCAGGGAGGGGTAGCCGTATGTGCAGGGACATGCAGGAACTCGGCCTTGAGCCTGTCCACAAATTACTGCTCCCCCTCAACTCAGTTACTGTAATAGAGAAAACTCTGGATTCCGTGCTCAGGGCTGGTGTGGATGAGTGCATCATTGTAACAGGCCACCACGCAGAGGAGGTGGAGGCTGCGATATCAGGTCTGGATGTTGAGATTGTGAGGAACGATCCTGCGGATGTTCCACTCTCGGCATCACTTCTCAATGGTGTTCTATCTGCTTCCGGCGAAATCATACTCTGTATCGCCGGAGACCAGCCTGCAGTATCCCCTGAGACCATGGGGAGGATCAGTGAACACGCTGATTCTGAGACGGTTTCGGTACTTGCAAGGGGAATGAGTGGCTGGCTTGATAGCGCCGAGGGCCTCGGGATGCCCCTTGCAGCGAGCTCAGAGCTCCTTAAAAGGTACCTTCCAATGGGTGATGGAAATATAAATCCTCTGCTCCGTTTGATGGTGGATGATGGCATCAGGCTGTACGGTGTTGAGGCATCAGACCCCATTGAACTTGTAAATATAAACCACTACAGTGATTACCTCAGAATAAGGGAATATTTTGGAGTTAAAAGGAAATAG
- a CDS encoding 2-oxoacid:acceptor oxidoreductase subunit alpha, producing MKEVRDDVALVLCGEAGQGIQTVEALLIRAFSATGYHIFSSKEYMSRVRGGENSTLIRVSSGPVRAFVDRIDVLFALSPGAVDHLRERINGTLIIADKSFGEEDAIDLPILEEAEKLGGRIFANVVAAGAAARLFMVEESVFDDAVRSLFERKGPEILNADLKAGRKGYELGEELKNHLRVSVEPDPSVRKHVILNGTEAVGLGCIAGGCRFMSSYPMTPSSPLQIFIAENADEFDMVFEQAEDEIAAINMCLGASYAGARSLVATSGSGFALMEEAVGLAGMIETPVVIYIGQRPGPAVGLPTRTAQEDLNLALYSGPGEFARSIFAPGKLEDAPEIAAHAFNLADRYQIPVFILSDQYLADLYYNLPAPEIRVEPEYHIIETDASYRRFSLTEEGISPRGIPGYGSGLVRVDSDEHDEDGFITEDLNIRMRMVEKRNLRLEMLRDDALPPEVWGDDSSAVICWGSTYWPVREAIESSDAEVTMVHFSQVYPLAPDTRELLESFDVTAVVENNYRGQFADLLKLEAGFEVDHRLNRYNGMPFSVEEIRKFIGEVFE from the coding sequence ATGAAGGAGGTCAGGGATGATGTTGCACTGGTCCTCTGCGGTGAGGCCGGGCAGGGGATACAGACCGTTGAGGCACTCCTTATAAGGGCCTTCAGTGCCACGGGGTACCATATATTCTCCTCCAAGGAGTACATGTCCCGTGTGCGTGGCGGTGAAAACTCCACACTCATAAGGGTCTCGTCAGGGCCTGTGAGGGCATTCGTGGACCGTATAGATGTCCTCTTTGCCCTGAGCCCGGGAGCAGTGGACCACCTGAGGGAGAGAATCAACGGGACGCTGATTATTGCAGATAAGAGCTTCGGTGAGGAGGACGCCATTGACCTTCCCATACTGGAGGAGGCTGAGAAACTGGGGGGGCGGATATTCGCCAATGTTGTGGCTGCAGGTGCCGCGGCCCGTCTCTTCATGGTTGAAGAGAGTGTCTTTGACGATGCCGTAAGGTCACTGTTTGAGCGTAAAGGGCCTGAGATCCTCAATGCAGACCTTAAGGCTGGCAGAAAGGGGTATGAACTTGGTGAGGAACTAAAAAACCACCTGAGAGTCTCTGTTGAACCGGACCCCTCTGTCAGGAAACACGTAATCCTCAACGGTACTGAGGCCGTGGGCCTCGGGTGTATAGCAGGGGGGTGCAGGTTCATGTCATCCTACCCCATGACCCCCTCAAGCCCCCTCCAGATATTCATCGCAGAGAATGCCGATGAATTTGATATGGTATTTGAGCAGGCTGAGGACGAGATTGCAGCCATAAACATGTGCCTTGGAGCGTCATATGCAGGTGCCAGGTCACTTGTTGCAACCTCAGGGAGTGGTTTTGCCCTCATGGAGGAGGCCGTGGGCCTTGCAGGGATGATAGAGACCCCTGTTGTCATATACATTGGTCAAAGGCCCGGGCCGGCGGTTGGTCTCCCCACGAGGACGGCCCAGGAGGACCTGAACCTGGCCCTCTATTCGGGACCCGGAGAGTTTGCAAGGAGCATATTCGCCCCTGGGAAACTCGAGGATGCTCCTGAAATAGCGGCCCATGCATTCAACCTTGCAGACAGGTACCAGATACCCGTCTTCATACTATCAGACCAGTACCTGGCGGACCTCTACTACAACCTCCCGGCACCTGAAATCAGAGTGGAGCCAGAGTATCATATCATAGAAACGGATGCCAGCTACAGGAGGTTCAGCCTCACAGAGGAAGGTATCTCCCCCCGGGGGATTCCAGGCTACGGCTCTGGACTTGTACGTGTTGATTCAGATGAACATGACGAGGACGGCTTCATAACAGAGGACCTCAATATAAGAATGAGAATGGTTGAGAAGAGGAATCTGCGCCTTGAAATGCTCAGGGACGATGCACTCCCACCTGAGGTCTGGGGTGACGACTCCAGTGCAGTGATATGCTGGGGCTCCACCTACTGGCCTGTGAGGGAGGCCATTGAGTCATCTGATGCCGAGGTCACCATGGTGCACTTCAGTCAGGTCTACCCCCTGGCACCTGATACCCGTGAGCTTCTCGAATCATTTGATGTGACAGCCGTCGTTGAGAACAACTACCGGGGACAGTTTGCTGATCTCCTTAAACTTGAGGCCGGCTTCGAGGTTGACCATCGACTCAACAGGTACAATGGTATGCCCTTCAGTGTTGAGGAGATAAGGAAATTCATAGGGGAGGTTTTTGAATGA
- a CDS encoding thiamine pyrophosphate-dependent enzyme yields the protein MKPEDYDLEADVAWCPGCGNFLILRALKMALAELDIPPERLVLVSGIGQAGKLPQYLKCNYFNGLHGRSLPAAVAVKAVNPELTVIDVSGDGCMYGEGGNHFIHNIRRNPDITNIVHNNMVYGLTKGQASPTSQPGFRTPVQVHGVFEEPFNPLAVAIALGATFVARAFAGDIERTRDILVEAIRHHGYALVDIFQPCVTFNRVNTFQWFRENTYYTNHDTSDRTLAFEKSLEGYGSGKFPLGIIYRADGGATFEENLSIYHRDATPLWRRRHDPGKLKALLESKRML from the coding sequence ATGAAACCCGAGGACTATGACCTTGAGGCAGACGTGGCATGGTGCCCTGGTTGCGGTAACTTTTTGATTCTCCGGGCCCTCAAGATGGCCCTTGCAGAACTTGATATACCACCTGAGAGGCTGGTGCTTGTCTCAGGTATAGGTCAGGCAGGTAAGCTCCCCCAGTACCTGAAGTGTAACTACTTCAACGGCCTTCATGGGAGGTCCCTCCCGGCTGCTGTGGCAGTAAAGGCCGTGAACCCTGAGCTCACCGTTATCGATGTGAGCGGTGATGGCTGCATGTACGGTGAGGGCGGCAACCACTTCATCCACAACATAAGGAGGAACCCTGATATAACAAATATCGTCCATAACAATATGGTCTATGGCCTCACAAAGGGGCAGGCGTCCCCCACCAGCCAGCCTGGCTTCAGGACCCCTGTGCAGGTTCACGGTGTCTTTGAGGAGCCCTTCAACCCCCTCGCAGTGGCCATTGCCCTTGGGGCCACCTTCGTTGCCCGGGCCTTTGCAGGTGATATTGAGAGGACCAGGGACATTCTCGTTGAGGCCATCAGGCACCATGGCTATGCCCTCGTGGATATCTTCCAGCCCTGTGTGACCTTCAACCGTGTCAACACGTTCCAGTGGTTCCGTGAGAACACCTACTACACTAACCATGACACGTCAGACAGGACGCTTGCCTTTGAGAAGTCCCTTGAGGGTTACGGTTCAGGGAAGTTTCCGCTGGGTATAATCTACCGTGCTGATGGTGGAGCCACATTTGAGGAGAACCTCAGTATATACCATAGGGATGCAACTCCACTGTGGAGGAGGAGGCATGATCCTGGTAAGCTGAAGGCCCTCCTTGAATCAAAGAGGATGCTTTAA
- a CDS encoding PsbP-related protein: MKRCSNCGSENRRNAVFCSSCGFKLNSGGSNSWWKKQSQTSKVLIAITIPFILIIAIAITATVFSDYGTESDYDSVDATGGSALTESYLNKFKGNGISFSYPKTWTIYTPEDKSSDAVVDLKSYDMGINSIMTVYKKPYTLDAEALRDIWLEVCYEKGDTVEYVKEIKVDGNRAYAIKSFYYSNGCGEHEYIVFTDGTYEYSLLFTSDDISLIQDDIDTIIRSFRVE; encoded by the coding sequence TTGAAAAGGTGCTCAAACTGTGGATCAGAAAACAGGAGAAATGCTGTCTTCTGTTCCAGCTGCGGGTTTAAACTTAACTCAGGGGGGAGTAACAGCTGGTGGAAAAAGCAGAGCCAGACATCAAAGGTCCTAATAGCGATTACAATCCCATTTATCCTGATTATTGCCATTGCGATTACAGCAACCGTATTTAGCGATTACGGTACTGAATCCGATTATGATAGTGTCGATGCAACTGGAGGGTCAGCGTTAACAGAATCATACCTAAATAAGTTCAAGGGCAATGGAATCTCATTCAGTTACCCCAAGACATGGACTATCTACACACCAGAAGATAAGAGTTCAGATGCCGTCGTTGATCTCAAATCTTATGATATGGGTATAAACTCCATCATGACCGTCTATAAAAAACCCTACACCCTTGATGCTGAAGCACTAAGGGACATCTGGCTTGAGGTATGTTATGAAAAAGGGGACACCGTGGAATATGTGAAGGAAATCAAGGTTGATGGCAACCGGGCATATGCCATAAAATCATTTTATTATTCAAATGGATGCGGAGAGCATGAGTACATTGTATTCACAGACGGCACATATGAATACTCCTTGCTTTTCACATCTGATGACATCTCACTTATACAGGATGATATAGACACAATTATAAGGAGTTTCAGGGTTGAGTGA
- a CDS encoding Mur ligase family protein yields MIRNMKVLVLGAGNAGRPAARLLRHLGNSVLVNDLRELDELPPKARKRIDEMKREGVRFRLGGHRIEDMLWADAVFVSPSIPSDAPVRGMLESVEKDLIHITTSDIGRVLNQLIGIPMVGVAGTDGKTTTTNMIDHILSSRYRTVSFSSIQDSLVIEGLVELVVNGDVSNRDMAVFELPHGTIRMADGLEIVAGVVTNLTPDHMDEFRDYDEYIERNFSIKNLIAPEGVLVLCGDDPVIAGLLDDLEVKSVVYGLGNERKVEFMDRTFSGSAEPQVSATDIDLMGLEGSEFTLKVSEIPTALCSMCGSLNCGEHDGVIHIGPLTERIKLRVPGLFNVENALAAITVALVLGFDIRDIKNALEEFRGIKGRFEFIDQVDGVPVYMDAAHNPESMEKLFEGIEFKGRLIISLDNPDTLTVRDKYRIGQILGERADVLIVSGKNETTGKIDMEAASEVEGGAGRDKTIKTESVYDSIRRALEIAEKGDTVLHLGPGVVNAYDNVRDDIERAIESMRDSIVVLGGCGNVGSLMARNLRARGYRVIVSDLKESTPLEDVFREEGIELDLGGHSMDVLRRAGTIAITPALENNRRVLDLISGLDADVIGVEDVLNMCPVEKPVVGVTGTNGKTTTTGILKSIIRAAGKTVPEHHLSIQGNTELVPALQARLPGDVAVVEIGTFGRRGEIRQSALLSGVSVGVITNISRDHLSGGRRFSDYIECKREIIDTAEVIVLNADDPIVASFAEGLREERAVLYGIQSMESAPVMPEGRECPKCGNNLKYTRRTMGHLGDYQCVCGYRRPQPEVMALEASADGFKLVIGSEMRNVKLRTPGIFNVYNALAAAAAAWSLGVDMDDIVRGIESFSGVRGRFQKLMDSPRVILDYAHNPAGVRAVMQELKGTDGRLIVVNTVASESGIDGDLEIASLLKDADTVIPASYAARRASSILSKRVVHIESSRKRAGAGTLGASREQVEEAVSKALEIAEPDDTVLIIGEGGFRYAEDYIR; encoded by the coding sequence TTGATCAGGAACATGAAAGTGCTTGTGCTTGGAGCTGGAAACGCTGGCAGACCCGCCGCAAGATTGCTGAGACACCTTGGGAACAGTGTGCTTGTGAATGACCTCAGGGAACTGGATGAACTGCCCCCCAAGGCCAGGAAGAGAATAGATGAAATGAAAAGGGAGGGTGTAAGGTTCAGGTTAGGGGGTCACAGGATTGAGGACATGCTCTGGGCCGACGCCGTCTTCGTATCACCCAGCATCCCCTCTGATGCACCGGTACGGGGGATGCTGGAGAGTGTGGAGAAGGATCTTATTCACATAACAACATCAGATATCGGGAGGGTCCTGAACCAGCTCATAGGCATCCCCATGGTGGGAGTTGCAGGGACAGACGGAAAGACAACAACCACCAACATGATAGACCACATACTTTCCTCACGCTACAGGACGGTGTCATTCTCATCGATCCAGGACTCACTGGTCATTGAGGGACTCGTTGAACTTGTGGTGAATGGTGATGTGAGTAACAGGGACATGGCCGTGTTTGAACTCCCACATGGGACCATAAGGATGGCTGATGGCCTTGAAATAGTGGCTGGTGTTGTGACAAACCTCACACCAGACCACATGGATGAGTTCAGGGACTACGACGAATACATTGAGAGAAACTTCTCAATAAAGAACCTCATAGCCCCGGAGGGTGTTCTGGTACTCTGTGGAGATGACCCGGTAATCGCAGGGCTCCTGGATGACCTTGAGGTTAAAAGTGTTGTCTATGGTCTGGGAAATGAAAGGAAAGTTGAGTTCATGGACAGAACCTTCAGTGGCTCGGCAGAACCACAGGTCAGCGCAACAGACATAGACCTCATGGGTCTTGAGGGCTCAGAGTTCACACTGAAGGTCTCAGAGATACCGACTGCCCTCTGCAGCATGTGCGGATCTTTAAACTGTGGGGAACATGATGGTGTGATCCATATCGGGCCCCTTACAGAGAGGATAAAACTCAGGGTACCGGGTCTCTTCAATGTGGAGAACGCCCTTGCAGCCATAACCGTTGCACTGGTACTCGGATTTGACATTAGGGATATTAAAAATGCATTAGAGGAATTTAGGGGTATAAAGGGTAGATTCGAATTCATAGATCAGGTTGATGGTGTGCCTGTTTATATGGACGCAGCCCACAACCCTGAGAGCATGGAGAAACTCTTTGAGGGCATTGAATTCAAGGGAAGGCTGATAATAAGCCTGGACAACCCTGACACCCTCACAGTGAGGGACAAATACAGGATAGGCCAGATACTGGGTGAAAGAGCTGATGTATTAATTGTGAGCGGCAAGAATGAGACAACAGGTAAGATTGACATGGAAGCGGCCTCTGAGGTTGAAGGGGGTGCCGGCAGGGATAAAACCATAAAGACCGAGAGTGTATATGATAGCATAAGGAGGGCGCTTGAAATCGCAGAAAAGGGGGATACTGTACTACACCTGGGCCCAGGGGTTGTCAACGCCTATGATAATGTGAGGGATGATATTGAGAGGGCCATAGAGTCAATGAGGGACTCCATAGTTGTTCTTGGAGGCTGCGGAAATGTGGGGAGCCTCATGGCAAGGAACCTCAGGGCCAGGGGTTACCGGGTAATTGTCTCGGATCTGAAGGAAAGCACACCCCTCGAGGATGTCTTCAGGGAGGAGGGAATAGAACTTGACCTTGGGGGTCACAGCATGGATGTCCTCAGGCGCGCTGGCACCATAGCCATCACACCGGCCCTCGAGAATAACAGAAGGGTTCTTGACCTTATCAGTGGACTTGACGCTGATGTGATAGGTGTTGAGGACGTCCTGAATATGTGTCCTGTTGAGAAACCGGTGGTTGGAGTTACAGGGACCAATGGAAAGACCACGACCACCGGTATTCTCAAATCCATAATTAGGGCTGCTGGAAAGACTGTGCCAGAGCACCACCTCAGCATACAGGGCAACACCGAACTGGTACCGGCCCTTCAGGCAAGACTCCCTGGGGACGTGGCGGTGGTTGAGATAGGGACATTCGGGCGGAGGGGTGAGATAAGGCAATCAGCCCTTCTCTCAGGGGTCTCAGTGGGCGTCATAACCAACATATCAAGGGACCACCTTTCAGGTGGAAGGAGGTTCTCTGATTACATTGAATGCAAGAGGGAGATCATTGATACAGCAGAGGTCATAGTACTCAACGCCGATGACCCCATCGTCGCATCATTCGCAGAGGGACTGAGGGAGGAGAGAGCGGTGCTCTACGGTATCCAGAGTATGGAGTCGGCCCCGGTCATGCCAGAGGGGAGGGAATGCCCCAAATGTGGCAACAACCTCAAATATACTCGCAGGACCATGGGGCACCTGGGGGACTACCAGTGTGTCTGCGGCTACCGGAGACCCCAGCCTGAGGTTATGGCACTGGAGGCATCTGCAGATGGATTCAAACTGGTGATAGGCTCCGAGATGAGGAATGTGAAACTCAGGACACCAGGGATCTTCAATGTCTACAATGCACTGGCAGCCGCTGCCGCTGCATGGTCACTTGGCGTGGACATGGATGATATAGTGAGGGGAATTGAGTCATTCAGTGGTGTGAGGGGAAGGTTCCAGAAGCTGATGGACTCACCACGGGTCATACTTGACTACGCCCACAACCCGGCCGGCGTGAGGGCGGTGATGCAGGAACTTAAAGGTACCGATGGAAGGCTGATAGTCGTAAACACCGTGGCATCTGAGAGTGGAATCGATGGGGACCTGGAAATCGCATCGCTCCTGAAGGATGCCGACACCGTTATACCGGCCTCCTATGCTGCAAGGAGAGCCTCCAGTATCCTGAGTAAGAGGGTGGTCCATATAGAATCCAGCAGAAAACGTGCTGGTGCTGGGACCCTTGGAGCGAGCCGTGAACAGGTTGAGGAGGCCGTCAGTAAGGCCCTTGAAATTGCAGAACCAGATGACACCGTACTCATAATCGGTGAGGGGGGATTCAGATATGCAGAGGATTATATCAGGTAA